Proteins encoded by one window of uncultured Celeribacter sp.:
- a CDS encoding Hpt domain-containing protein — protein MIDWNRVEELRDEVGSEDFQEVVELFLEEVDEAITRMQTHPDKTRLEQDLHFLKGSSLNLGFAAFSSLCYEGETAARQGDTDRIDLPKIFNSYAESRAEFLSRSAA, from the coding sequence ATGATTGACTGGAATCGAGTCGAAGAATTGCGTGACGAGGTAGGTTCAGAAGACTTCCAAGAAGTGGTTGAACTGTTTCTTGAAGAAGTCGACGAGGCAATCACGCGCATGCAAACCCACCCGGATAAAACCCGGCTGGAACAAGATTTGCATTTTCTCAAGGGCAGCTCTCTGAACCTCGGGTTCGCCGCATTTTCCTCACTCTGTTACGAGGGTGAAACTGCGGCCCGACAGGGAGATACGGACAGAATCGACCTGCCGAAAATTTTCAACAGCTACGCGGAATCGCGCGCGGAATTTTTAAGCAGATCCGCAGCGTAA